The genome window TCAACGGTGTTCTTAGGACTTGGAATGGCTTTCTGGGTTGCTGGATTTGATATTTTTTATGCTTTGCAGGACATAGAATTTGATAGAAAAATGGGAATACATTCTATACCTGCCAGATTTGGTGTTAAGAAAGCAATATTATTTGCCAGAGTTTTTCATATTTTGACTTTTATATTTTTAATGCTTACAGGCTATTTTGCAGGATTGGGACTGATATATTATGTTGGTCTTTTGATACTGACAGGAGCTTTAATTTATGAGCATTCCTTAATTAAAGAAAATGATTTATCAAAAATAAATGTGGCATTTTTTACAATTAATGGATATATCAGTATACTTTATATGGTGTTTGTTATTTTAGATGTGTATTTTAAGATAACAGTATAAGGAGGGTTTATTATGTCTTTTGCTGACATTCAGGAGATAAAAAAAGTTCTTCCCCATAGATATCCTTTTTTATTGATAGATAGAATTTTAGAGCTGGATATTGAAAATCTAAAAGTCAAAGCCCTTAAAAATGTTACCGTAAATGAGGAATTTTTTAATGGTCATTTTCCCCATTTTCCTGTAATGCCAGGAGTTCTTATTATAGAAGCTATGGCACAGGCAGGAGCTTATTTGATGATAAAAAAGGCACAGGCAGAAGGAATAGAAGGGGATTTTACAGTGTTGTTTGCCGGTATTGAAAATGCCAAGTTTAGAAAGCCTGTTGTTCCCGGCGACCAGATTATTTTTGAGATAGAAGGAATAAACATAAAAAAAAGTATGGGTAAAATAAAAGCTGTTGCAAAAGTGGACAACAAAGTAGTCTGTGAAGCTGTTTTGATGGCTGCCCTTAAAAGAGATTAAATATTATTTTGTGGCAAAATCTGTTGGTTTGTTTTGCCTGTATGTTGTTGGGATTTAGTTTTACAGCCTTGTCCGTCAAAAATAAAGCCTGTTCATAGCCTTTTAAATTCAGGTATAAATAAGCTTCCTGCAGATATAAATAACTTAGCTTTCGGGGGTTTTGGGTATTTTTTTCTTTTTTCCTGATTTTACAAAGTTTTGCTGAGTATTTTTCCTCTAATGCTAATTGGGAATAATCTTTTGAGTAATCAACAGGCCAGAAAACCCACAAGGAGAAGATTATTATTAAAAATACAGATAAAATTTTTACTTTTAAACTTTTTTGAGAAATTGCTCCAAACAAAACACCTATATAAAAAATAAGAGGTAGAAATAAGGGAAGCCTGTATCTGTCCGTAACGAAAAACAAGAGCACTGTTAAAAGATAGACTACGAAAAATATATGGACAGGTAAAAACTCTTTTTTTCTGATGGAGAAAATAAAACCTGATAAACCAAGGAGAGCTATAATTCCAAAAGTTGTAGAGAGCTTTAAAAAAGGAACTTTAGATTTTAGATAGTTCTTATTTATGTTGTTGGGTATATCGTAGTTGTTGAATGTAAGAAATAGTTTTTTTGTCTCCAGTAATAACCATCTTTTTGGGTCTGAAATGATATCGTTTAATGCTTTTTTTATCCAGAATTTATTTACGTGTGATGGTTTTAGCTTTTTACCTATTTCCTTTTCTGCAATGTTTTTACCATCAAAGTAATGTCCAAAGGCAGATGCTCTAACTCCTAATATGGATTGATAACTACCTGTGGCATATTTTGAGTTGCCAATATAAAAATGTATTCCTCCGATTGCACTGACCATAACAAAATCTTTGGAAACTGTATAGTTTCGGATTGCTGTTAAAGAGGTGAAAAAAATTACAGGAATTAAAAATAAAACTGCGAATTTTTTGTTTTTTATAAACAAATATATTAAAAGACCTACAACCACAGGTAAAAAGTTTATATAGATTAGGGATGCCAAGGCAAAGAAAATTCCTGAGATAATGGAAAATATCAGATTTCCATTTTTTAAGCTGTATAAATAGAAAACAAACCCCCATGTTATAAGAAATATTCCAAGGGATGTTTTTAGAATGTGGATGTCGTATATGATAAAAATGTCAAGAAACAAAATTATTAAAGAGAGTATTAAAGGTATCGGTTTTTTAAAAAAATATTTTGCAGATAGATAAACAGCAATAGGGATAGAAGAACCTGCAAGCATGTTTAGAATTCTTAGAACTTCTGGTTTAAGCATTGAGGTCAGATATGCATAAAGGGGAGAATAATAAAAAACCTCATTGGAATAAAGGAAAAAATTTTCTTTTATGAACTTGCCTAAAAAGTAATAAAAATCCTCATCCTTGTTAGGTGGAAAACAATGGAATGTTGGAGAATTCAGGTATTTGTAAGTAATTATTCTTAGGATTATTCCAGTTAAAAAAAGAAACAGGAACAGAGAAGACTCTCTGTTCCTTAAAATATTTTTACTCAACTACTCTGTAATATGAGTTTGAGCCATATTGAGTTAGTATATCTTTATCTTCTTGAGTGAGTTCTTCTGCAGTTGCTGTAAATGGATAGAGACAGATATTTAAGGTTCCTTCTGAACGCATTTTGACGAATATCGGAAGACTGTCATACCAGTCTATCTGTCCGTCTTCGTTTGTATCGTCTCTTTCGTCAATTACTCCATCAAGATTGTAATCGCATCTATTTGAGTAATAGACCACCTCTCCTGTAACCTCTTCGCACTGTGCATATTGCCAGGAGTATTCTATCCAGTAACGTGTTTCGTTTATTCTGGTGTTCATATAACAATCATTTGCATCTTTAGACTGGGCACTAACTTGATTTTTCAAAGCACTGGATACGGCG of Persephonella sp. IF05-L8 contains these proteins:
- the fabZ gene encoding 3-hydroxyacyl-ACP dehydratase FabZ; protein product: MSFADIQEIKKVLPHRYPFLLIDRILELDIENLKVKALKNVTVNEEFFNGHFPHFPVMPGVLIIEAMAQAGAYLMIKKAQAEGIEGDFTVLFAGIENAKFRKPVVPGDQIIFEIEGINIKKSMGKIKAVAKVDNKVVCEAVLMAALKRD